From a single Miscanthus floridulus cultivar M001 chromosome 8, ASM1932011v1, whole genome shotgun sequence genomic region:
- the LOC136471829 gene encoding BTB/POZ and MATH domain-containing protein 2-like: MNYKAGSVNKRAKVSTFRWNLLMYAQDDGLTIECAVTVVKEPKVSETKIVSVFKEPPSDLSVHLGSLLLEDDTSDVTFKVQGEVICAHKIVLAMRSQVFKAKFYGPEMEENFGCIAVEDVRPAVFKAMLHFIYTDSLPDMDNPGDVDKKEMTRHLLVAADQYEMKRLKLMCEDSLCNSLSVDSVATTLAFAEQLNLCILKDACIEYIAFSNKIDDVVASQGYAHLKRSCPSVCWRYWRSQASFPGSSAVCNSA; the protein is encoded by the coding sequence ATGAATTACAAAGCTGGATCTGTGAATAAGCGCGCGAAAGTCAGCACTTTCAGGTGGAATCTATTAATGTATGCCCAAGATGATGGCCTCACCATCGAGTGCGCGGTCACTGTCGTCAAAGAACCAAAGGTCTCTGAAACCAAGATCGTCTCCGTGTTCAAGGAGCCGCCTTCGgacctgtcggtgcatcttggCAGTTTGCTGTTGGAGGATGACACATCTGATGTCACTTTCAAGGTTCAGGGAGAGGTTATTTGTGCCCACAAGATCGTGCTGGCTATGCGGTCACAGGTGTTCAAGGCAAAATTCTATGGGCCTGAGATGGAGGAGAATTTTGGTTGCATTGCTGTTGAGGATGTGCGGCCTGCTGTCTTCAAAGCCATGCTCCATTTCATCTACACTGACTCGTTGCCTGATATGGATAATCCTGGAGATGTTGATAAGAAAGAAATGACTCGGCATTTGCTTGTGGCTGCAGATCAGTATGAAATGAAGAGGCTGAAGTTGATGTGTGAAGACAGCCTCTGCAACAGCCTTAGCGTGGATTCTGTTGCCACTACCTTGGCATTTGCTGAGCAGCTCAACTTATGCATCCTAAAAGATGCTTGCATCGAGTATATTGCCTTCTCAAATaagattgatgatgtggtggcaaGCCAAGGCTATGCTCACCTAAAAAGATCGTGCCCTTCAGTTTGCTGGAGGTATTGGAGAAGTCAAGCAAGTTTCCCCGGGTCTAGTGCTGTCTGCAATTCTGCATAG
- the LOC136471830 gene encoding BTB/POZ and MATH domain-containing protein 4-like, translating to MPQPTPPPPPLTTSTCTVEASQGTHLFHIVGYSLHERLGAGSSVRSAPFSVGGYDWAVRFFPDGGEGGALVLLLELLTKDVVAKASCHFRFLNQATGKASP from the coding sequence ATGCCGCAgcctacgccgccgccgccgccgctgaccaCGTCGACCTGTACCGTGGAGGCGTCGCAAGGCACGCACCTGTTCCACATCGTGGGCTACAGCCTCCACGAGCGCCTCGGCGCCGGGAGCTCCGTCCGCTCCGCGCCCTTCTCCGTCGGCGGCTACGACTGGGCCGTCCGCTTCTTCCCCGATGGGGGCGAGGGCGGCGCGCTGGTGCTGCTCCTTGAGCTGCTGACCAAGGACGTCGTGGCGAAGGCGTCGTGCCACTTCAGGTTTCTCAACCAGGCCACCGGGAAGGCATCCCCCTAG